In Acipenser ruthenus chromosome 16, fAciRut3.2 maternal haplotype, whole genome shotgun sequence, the following proteins share a genomic window:
- the LOC117412275 gene encoding oligophrenin-1-like has protein sequence MGHPPLEFSDCYLDSPDFRERLKCYEEELGRTSRFLKEVIKDGNNVISTIKNYSLAVQKFSQTLQCFQFDFIGDSLTDDEINIAESFREFAGLLQEVEDERMMLVQNACDLLIKPLEKFRKEQIGVTKEIKKKFDKESEKFYSQLDKNLHLSSKKKESHLQEADEHLDREKLSFYESSVDYVYQIQQVQDRKKFDVVEPVLAFLHSLFTLNNLTVEMTQDFMPYKQELQLSLQNTRNHFESTREEMEELMKRMKNSPQVCKIPGQPTVEGYLYSQEKWALGVTWVKNYCKYQKESKILTMNPVEQKPGAKQGTTEFKLKSCIRRKSESIDKRFCFDIETNERPGTVTLQALSESNRKQWMEAMDGKEPIYHSPIAKQAEMELNEVGFKFVRRCINAVETTGIAQEGVYRTVGSNIQVQKLLNAFFDSKCPCDVDLQSSDWDIKTITSSMKFYLRSLSEPLMTYELNRELILAAKSDNLDFRLGTIHSLVYKLPEKNREMLNLLIRHLVNVCSHSEENLMSPSNMGVIFGPTLMRAQEDTVAAMMNIKFQNIVVEILIEDFEKIFSTPPEESPAPPIPPPRVAPRKRQPITISKRPPRPRPVLTHSQLEDPEDDHSSPALNGGRSEDTEAERSTKASPVPLQRTKLLNSSPRVNSSELGPKPPQLPRLTQRPERHSDSDVAKLVARLHDATQTPESRAVNGDVSGNVVRATSFQIRRPAPRNVPPTRDGDGDNVTKVRTPTEKHVISRPPMRPPDPPTRSPAPQKTQNPGATEETTASYVASKAKFFENASRKTGSAPVSPSYLSQANSRDESLK, from the exons ATGGGGCATCCTCCGCTGGAGTTCAGTGACTGCTACCTAGACAGCCCTGATTTCAGGGAGAGACTCAAGTGTTATGAGGAGGAACTGGGTCGGACTAGCCGGTTCCTGAAGGAAGTGATCAAGGATGGCAATAACGTTATCAGTACCATCAAAA ACTACTCTCTGGCTGTTCAGAAGTTCTCTCAAACCCTGCAGTGTTTCCAGTTCGACTTCATTGGGGACTCGTTGACTGATGATGAGATCAATATCG CGGAGTCTTTCCGAGAGTTTGCTGGGCTGCTGCAGGAAGTGGAAGATGAAAGGATGATGCTG GTTCAAAACGCTTGCGACTTACTGATCAAACCCTTGGAGAAATTTCGAAAGGAGCAAATAGGAGTCACGAAG GAAATTAAGAAGAAGTTTGACAAAGAGAGTGAAAAGTTTTATTCTCAACTGGACAAAAATTTACATTTATCTTCCAAGAAGAAGGAGTCACATTTACAAGAA GCAGATGAGCACCTGGACAGAGAGAAGCTGAGCTTCTATGAGTCGTCTGTGGACTACGTGTACCAGATCCAGCAGGTGCAGGACAGGAAGAAGTTCGATGTGGTGGAGCCC GTGTTGGCCTTTCTTCATAGTCTATTTACATTAAACAACCTCACAGTGGAAATGACTCAGGATTTCATGCCCTACAAACAGGAGCTCCAGCTCAGCTTACAGAAT ACGAGGAACCACTTCGAAAGCACCCGAGAGGAGATGGAGGAGCTGATGAAACGAATGAAGAACTCTCCTCAGGTGTGCAAAATACCTGGCCAGCCCACCGTCGAGGGATACCTCTACTCACAGGAGAAGT GGGCTTTGGGAGTTACATGGGTGAAGAACTACTGTAAATATCAAAAAGAGTCCAAGATATTAACCATGAATCCAGTAGAGCAGAAACCAGGAGCCAAGCAG GGCACCACTGAGTTCAAACTGAAATCCTGCATCAGAAGAAAGTCTGAGTCTATAGACAAACGCTTTTGTTTTGATATTGAGACTAATGAAAG GCCAGGGACAGTAACCTTGCAGGCCCTCTCGGAGTCCAATAGGAAGCAGTGGATGGAGGCCATGGATGGAAAGGAACCT ATATACCACTCCCCAATTGCAAAACAAGCCGAAA TGGAGCTCAATGAAGTGGGCTTCAAGTTTGTCCGGAGGTGCATAAACGCTGTAGAGACCACAG GAATCGCCCAGGAGGGAGTTTACAGAACTGTTGGCAGCAACATCCAAGTACAGAAGCTGTTAAACGCTTTCTTCG ACTCCAAGTGCCCGTGTGATGTGGACCTCCAGAGCAGTGACTGGGACATAAAGACCATCACCAGCTCGATGAAGTTCTACCTCAG GAGTCTTTCAGAGCCATTGATGACCTACGAACTCAACAGAGAACTTATCTTAGCTGCAA AGTCTGATAACTTGGACTTCAGACTGGGTACGATCCACTCGCTGGTCTACAAGCTCCCAGAGAAGAACCGTGAGATGCTGAATCTTCTAATCAGACATCTAGTCAA TGTTTGCAGTCACAGTGAGGAGAACCTGATGAGCCCCTCGAATATGGGGGTGATCTTTGGACCAACGCTGATGAGGGCGCAGGAGGACACTGTGGCAGCCATGATGAACATCAAGTTTCAGAACATTGTGGTGGAGATCCTGATCGAAGACTTTGAGAAG ATCTTTTCCACTCCCCCAGAGGAAAGCCCAGCTCCTCCCATTCCCCCACCCAGAGTGGCTCCACGGAAACGGCAGCCAATCACCATCTCGAAGCGTCCGCCACGCCCCCGGCCTGTCCTGACCCACAGCCAGCTTGAAGATCCAGAGG atgaCCACAGCAGCCCTGCTTTGAATGGCGGCAGGTCGGAAGACACTGAAGCAGAGCGTAGTACAAAGGCCAGCCCCGTCCCTTTGCAGCGAACCAAGTTACTGAACAGCAGCCCGCGAGTCAACAGCAGTGAACTGGGGCCAAAGCCCCCCCAGCTGCCCAGACTGACCCAGCGCCCCGAGCGGCACTCGGACTCCGACGTAGCGAAGCTGGTGGCTCGTCTTCACGACGCCACTCAGACACCGGAGAGCCGCGCAGTGAACGGGGACGTGAGCGGCAACGTGGTCCGGGCAACTTCCTTCCAGATAAGGAGACCCGCGCCCCGCAACGTCCCTCCCACCAGAGACG GGGATGGCGACAATGTGACTAAAGTGAGGACTCCAACAGAGAAGCATGTGATCTCCAGACCCCCCATGAGACCACCTGACCCCCCCACCAGGTCCCCCGCACCCCAGAAAACACAGAACCCAGGGGCCACAGAGGAAACCACAGCCTCTTA